From the genome of Planctomycetia bacterium:
TCCCAAGGTGATCGAAAAACACCTCCGCGAGGAACTTCCGTTCATGGCCACCGAGAACATTCTCATGGCCGCCGTTGCCGCGGGGGGCGATCGCCAGGACCTGCATGAGCGGATTCGCCGTCACAGTCTCGCGGCCGCCGCCGTGGTCAAGCAGCAGGGAGGCGAAAACGACCTCCTCGAACGGCTCCGCACCGATGCGGCTTTCGCCCTAGTCAATTTCGACGACACCATCGATCCGCTCCGCTTCGTGGGACGGGCGCCGGAACAGGTCGACGAATTCCTCGCGGAGATCGTCGCGCCGATACTTAAGCGGTATGCGCAGCGAACAAAGACTTCCGCGGAATTGCGCGTGTAACAAGCACGGTTCCGGTCGCTTGAAAGCTCGGGTGGCTGGGGTCGAATGTACTCATTCGCCCCCAGGTCTAGCGCGCTGGGGGCGAATGAGTACATTCGACCCCAGCCACCCACGAGTCTTGATGGCCCGAACTTCTGGCTTTGAAGGATCGCTACGCCACAATCGACGGTTCGATCGGCGTCACAAATTCGTCCGGTTTGACGATCAACAGCGGGCGGCGCGTGTAATTCAGCACGCGTTCCGCGGTGTTGCCGAGGAACAGGCCAGTGACGCCGCTGCGCCCGACGCTGCCCATCACGATCAAATCCGCGCCGAGCTTCTTGGCATTCGAGTCGATCAACTGCCACGGCGCGCCATGGGCGAGGAGGTACTCCGGCGTGATGGACTCAGGCAAGTGCTGCGTCACAAACTCGCGCAAATGGTCCGCGGTCGTTTTCTTCAATTCACGGCGGTAGGCGCCCAATTGCTTGCCGGGTTGCTCGGCGACTTGCGGCAGTTCCAGCAAGTCCTTGTCATCAAGCACGTGCAATACGTGGAGCTTCGCCTGTTCCCGCACTGCCAACAGTCCGGCGTACCGCAACGCCTTCGCGCTGACCGGGGAGAAATCGACGGGCGCCAGAATTTGCTTTAGTTGCAGCGTTTCCACCGGCGGCGCCACCCAGACCGGCGCCGGGCAGCATTGTAGGAGCTTTTGAGCTGTGCTCCCCACAAGCAACTTCTTCACCATCGACATGCCGACCGTGCCGGCCACGACGAGGTCGTAGTGATGACGCAGCACGGCACGTACCAACTCCGCGTGGGCCTTGCCGACCAAGGTCACCGTTTCCAGCGTCGCTTCGGCCCCATACGGCGCGATGAACTTCGCCAGCTTCTCGTCGGAATCATGCCGCAGGTCGCGCTCGAACTCGTCGATATCGCCGGCCACCAGCTTCCACCGCGCCTTGGCGGGCATCGATTCCAGGGCGTCGCGCAAATCGGTCAGCACATGGGCAACCGTGACGGTCGCCCCCCACGACTTGCCGAGAGCCACCGCCCTGCGCAGCGCCACTTCGCTGGTACCGGAAAAGTCGACGCCGACCAAAATCTTCTGAATTCGCGCTTCGTCCATGCCGTC
Proteins encoded in this window:
- a CDS encoding universal stress protein — protein: MDEARIQKILVGVDFSGTSEVALRRAVALGKSWGATVTVAHVLTDLRDALESMPAKARWKLVAGDIDEFERDLRHDSDEKLAKFIAPYGAEATLETVTLVGKAHAELVRAVLRHHYDLVVAGTVGMSMVKKLLVGSTAQKLLQCCPAPVWVAPPVETLQLKQILAPVDFSPVSAKALRYAGLLAVREQAKLHVLHVLDDKDLLELPQVAEQPGKQLGAYRRELKKTTADHLREFVTQHLPESITPEYLLAHGAPWQLIDSNAKKLGADLIVMGSVGRSGVTGLFLGNTAERVLNYTRRPLLIVKPDEFVTPIEPSIVA